A genome region from Purpureocillium takamizusanense chromosome 8, complete sequence includes the following:
- a CDS encoding uncharacterized protein (EggNog:ENOG503NXKX~COG:P~TransMembrane:8 (i370-394o414-435i468-488o500-518i660-679o699-726i1049-1070o1082-1103i)) — translation MASSSVTTSYLLGNLHCPSCVALIKSLLQDVYGDKVLWVSPNVVTSVVTVEHQDASADFIRRMGKTLEDVGFDICAVDTTASVASDVESLSQAEPGEGSRIVPHQQSYGTFDIWSRLWRNRTPPVDSHASKAAAHLENCESCKDAAAHGQDHLSEDRVDLTRNLSFASSMKDTGSAAFEGVVVGDDGASTPRLRAAVSIGGMTCAVCVNTITDEIQKYPWVSKVVVNLVSNSATIEFTDPNRTQDIIDAISDLGYDAVLDSVVDLNEQKKAENSREVEIKVDGIFCPRCPDRISQTLRNLGKLRVEVLSEASMQVPRVRIRYTPNVPSFTIRHILHAIEATDPSLRASIYHPPTLEERSREIRAQHQRTLLYREILTIILAIPSFVLGIVYMSLVPDTDHTKHYLMKPWVSGLSRLEIILFALATPVYFFAADVFHVRAVKELRTLWRANSRTPLLERFYKFGSMNMLISLGTSIAYISSVAQMIAAAVAKEKKVPEGSFYFDSVVFLTLFLLAGRLIEGYSKSKTGSAVEELAKLRPTTALLVDQTAKGESATKTVDVDQLEHGDLIRVPHGASPPADAVIVVGETIFDESSLTGESRPIKKAVSEQVFAGTINKGNAITARITGTSGKSMLDQIVEVVREGQTRRAPVEQIADLMTSYFVPVITLVAIITWVVWMILVFTGKVSDDELDNSGGRTAFAFQFAIAVFVVACPCGLALAAPTAIFVGGGIAAKHGILAKGGGEAFEKASKIDCVVFDKTGTLTMGGEPQITDSIIFPDGAIEGVDEQTLLSGLKAVEENSSHPIAKAIVAFCGEKKAASELGQVEEIPGKGMKATYKNKELDIAVGNEHLMRDLSASLSEKVIDCLQGWKAEAKSVALVAMKHHQDPSWTIAAILSMADPIRPETGAVIAALQARGTQVWMLSGDNVTTAKAVAQRVGIPSSNVLAEVLPSEKAAKITYLQATLHAGHSRSIRRRRHGYTTRRAMVAMVGDGINDSPALTTADIGIAIGSGSDVAISSADFVLATSSLPAVLTLLDLSRTVFRRITTNFGWAVVYNMLAVPIAAGCLYAVRTGSGAHVRLDPVWAALAMALSSISVVVSSLCLRLRVPWIGFRHTPIATAERPQGC, via the coding sequence atggcctcgtcgtccgtcaCCACCTCCTACCTACTCGGCAACCTGCACTGCCCGTCCTGCGTGGCGCTGATCAAGAGCCTTCTGCAAGATGTCTACGGTGACAAGGTCTTGTGGGTTTCGCCCAACGTGGTGACTTCCGTGGTCACTGTCGAGCACCAAGATGCATCCGCCGACTTCATTCGCCGCATGGGCAAAACGCTCGAGGATGTGGGCTTCGACAtctgcgccgtcgacaccACTGCCAGCGTCGCTAGCGACGTCGAGAGCCTCTCCCAAGCCGAGCCAGGAGAAGGTAGCAGAATCGTGCCGCACCAGCAGAGTTACGGCACTTTTGACATATGGTCTCGTCTTTGGCGGAATAGGACCCCGCCAGTCGATTCACACGCatccaaggccgccgcgcacctCGAGAACTGCGAGTCTTGCAAGGACGCTGCAGCACATGGCCAAGACCACCTATCCGAAGACCGGGTGGACCTCACTCGGAACCTTTCCTTTGCGTCTAGCATGAAGGACACCGGTAGTGCCGCATTCGagggcgttgtcgtcggcgacgatggggcATCTACCCCTCGACTACGGGCCGCAGTCTCTATCGGCGGCATGACATGCGCCGTCTGCGTCAACACAATCACCGACGAGATACAAAAGTACCCTTGGGTTTCCAAGGTTGTCGTCAATCTTGTCTCGAACAGCGCCACCATCGAGTTCACCGACCCGAATCGTACGCAGGACATCATTGATGCCATCAGCGATCTCGGCTACGACGCTGTCCTCGATTCCGTGGTTGATCTCAACGAGCAAAAAAAGGCTGAGAATTCGCGAGAGGTGGAGATCAAGGTTGATGGCATATTTTGCCCTCGTTGCCCCGACCGCATTTCACAAACTTTGAGAAACCTCGGCAAGTTGCGGGTGGAAGTCCTTAGCGAAGCCTCGATGCAAGTGCCCAGGGTCCGGATTCGCTACACCCCGAATGTCCCAAGCTTCACCATTCGGCATATTCTCCACGCCATCGAAGCCACGGACCCATCCCTTCGGGCATCTATATATCACCCGCCCACGTTGGAGGAACGTTCCAGGGAAATCCGAGCTCAGCACCAGCGCACCCTGCTTTACCGAGAGATTCTCACAATTATCTTGGCGATTCCTTCTTTTGTTCTGGGAATCGTCTACATGAGCCTGGTGCCTGATACGGACCATACCAAGCACTATCTGATGAAGCCTTGGGTCTCGGGCTTGAGTCGCCTCGAAATCATTCTTTTCGCACTGGCGACCCCCGTCTACTTCTTTGCCGCTGATGTCTTCCACGTACgggccgtcaaggagctgcgGACTTTGTGGCGAGCTAACAGCCGCACGCCCCTTCTCGAGCGCTTCTACAAGTTTGGAAGTATGAACATGCTTATATCCCTCGGAACAAGCATTGCCTACATTTCTTCTGTGGCGCAGATGATTGcagcggccgtcgccaaggagaagaaggtgcCCGAGGGTAGCTTCTATTTCGACTCTGTCGTATTCCTCACCCTGTTCCTCCTTGCAGGCAGGTTGATCGAGGGATACAGCAAGTCCAAGACCGGGAGTGCCGTCGAAGAACTGGCTAAGCTTCGGCCCACCACGGCCCTTCTCGTCGACCAGACTGCCAAGGGAGAATCGGCGACCAAGACAGTTGACGTGGACCAGCTGGAGCACGGCGACCTCATCAGGGTTCCTCACGGGGCATCTCCCCCGGCAGACGCGGTCATTGTGGTCGGTGAGACCATATTCGATGAGTCTAGCCTTACTGGTGAATCACGCCCGATCAAGAAGGCTGTCTCCGAGCAAGTCTTCGCCGGAACAATCAACAAAGGGAACGCTATTACGGCACGCATCACGGGGACTTCTGGAAAATCAATGCTAGACCAAATCGTCGAAGTGGTTCGCGAGGGTCAGACGAGACGGGCTCCCGTCGAGCAGATCGCAGACCTCATGACATCGTACTTTGTTCCCGTCATCACTCTGGTGGCCATCATCACTTGGGTTGTCTGGATGATACTCGTCTTTACTGGCAAAGTGtctgacgacgagctcgacaacTCTGGGGGCAGAACGGCCTTTGCCTTCCAGTTCGCCATTGCCGTCTTCGTGGTCGCCTGCCCCTGTGGCTTGGCCCTTGCGGCGCCCACTGCCATATTCGTCGGAGGTGGCATCGCAGCAAAGCACGGCATCCTCGCGAAGGGCGGTGGTGAGGCGTTCGAGAAGGCTAGCAAGATTGACTGTGTTGTCTTTGACAAGACTGGTACGCTCACGATGGGCGGTGAGCCCCAGATCACCGACTCCATCATCTTCCCAGACGGCGCGATCGAGGGCGTAGATGAGCAGACGCTCCTGTCAGGGCTCAAGGCGGTCGAAGAAAACAGCAGTCATCCGATCGCCAAGGCCATTGTGGCCTTTTGCGGAGAAAAGAAGGCGGCGTCGGAGTTGGGGCAGGTCGAGGAAATCCCAGGCAAGGGCATGAAGGCGACGTACAAGAACAAGGAGCTTGACATTGCGGTGGGCAACGAGCATCTGATGCGAGATCTCTCGGCTTCACTATCGGAGAAGGTCATTGATTGTCTGCAGGGCTggaaggccgaggccaagtcTGTCGCCCTTGTCGCCATGAAGCACCATCAGGACCCATCATGGACGATTGCAGCCATCCTATCTATGGCCGACCCCATCCGGCCGGAGACGGGTGCGGTCATCGCGGCGTTGCAGGCAAGGGGCACACAAGTATGGATGCTATCAGGCGACAacgtgacgacggcgaaggcCGTGGCTCAGCGCGTGGGCATCCCCTCGTCCAACGTTCTCGCCGAGGTGCTGCCCTCGGAaaaggcggccaagatcACGTACCTCCAGGCAACACTGCACGCCGGTCACTCGCGCTCCatccgtcggcgccgtcacggcTACACGACGCGTCgcgccatggtggccatggtcggggacggcatcaacgactcgccggccttgacgacggcggacattggcatcgccatcggGTCAGGCAGCGACGTGGCCATCTCGAGCGCCGACTTTGTGCTCGCGACGTCGAGCCTCCCCGCGGTGCTTACACTGCTCGACCTCAGCCGCACCGTGTTTcgccgcatcaccaccaactTTGGCTGGGCCGTCGTCTACAACATGCTCGCCgtgcccatcgccgccggctgcttATACGCCGTGcggacgggctcgggcgcCCACGTCCGCCTCGACCCGGTGTGGGCGGCCCTGGCCATGGCCCTGTCGAGCatcagcgtcgtcgtcagcagcCTGTGCTTGAGGTTGAGGGTGCCCTGGATCGGGTTTCGGCACACCCCCATTGCTACGGCTGAGCGGCCGCAAGGCTGCTga
- the PCL1 gene encoding PHO85 cyclin-1 (EggNog:ENOG503NYEI~COG:D): MPKMASRHLTMDELNKAALEQFVYQPVSREMISYLADAAHNVITCDSTVLSPASSKGQDLPPTPPRSPSDSRSARPVEDGLPTLEEFITQLVVSSNVQVPTLMSTLVYLTRLKSKLQPMARGLRCTTHRIFLASLILAAKYLNDSSPKNKHWANYTHINTDVYSFGFNRTEVNLMEKQLLFLLEWELRISEQDLYRELDSFLEPCRIRITERHARKMRQREEKRRQQEIYAAATRYPSPISSRGASRSRNPSPDHLRATSGGSVTPPGLTYSSSASSYASSIASSRQQSRSNTPLGSDGEAYSYTTRQGSLYGSPVVIDTDMARVVPAPSSARMLPYEISVEQYHELHEGPAKKRHKRGMWGRLLGGAVAVR, from the coding sequence ATGCCCAAGATGGCTTCGCGGCATCTCACCATGGACGAGCTCAACAAGGCTGCTCTCGAGCAGTTTGTCTACCAGCCCGTCAGCCGCGAGATGATATCCTatctcgccgacgccgcacaCAATGTCATCACCTGCGACTCGACGGTCCTGTCTCCGGCTTCGTCCAAGGGCCAGGACCTGCCGCCGACTCCTCCCAGGAGCCCCTCCGACTCGCGATCCGCCCGACCTGTCGAAGACGGCCTACCGACGCTCGAGGAGTTTATCacccagctcgtcgtctcctcAAACGTCCAGGTGCCGACGCTCATGTCGACTCTGGTCTACTTGACGCGGCTCAAGTCCAAGCTGCAGCCCATGGCTCGCGGCCTGCGGTGCACCACCCACCGCATCTTCCTGGCTTCGCTCATCTTGGCTGCCAAGTATCTCAATGATAGCTCACCCAAGAACAAGCACTGGGCCAATTACACTCACATCAACACCGACGTGTACAGCTTCGGCTTCAACCGCACCGAGGTGAACCTCATGGAGAAGCAacttctcttcctcctcgagTGGGAGCTGCGCATCTCGGAGCAGGATCTGTACCGGGAGCTGGACTCCTTCCTCGAGCCATGCCGTATTAGGATAACCGAACGACACGCCCGCAAAATGCGTCAGCGGGAAGAGAAGCGCCGGCAGCAGGAGATTTACGCTGCCGCCACGCGCTATCCGAGCCCCATTTCGTCTAGAGGCGCCTCACGGTCCCGCAACCCGAGCCCCGATCACCTCCGTGCCACGAGCGGAGGCTCTGTCACACCACCCGGCCTCACCTACAGCAGCTCAGCTAGCTCATACGCTTCCTCGATCGCCTCGAGCCGACAGCAGTCTCGCTCGAACACCCCCCTGGGATCGGATGGCGAGGCGTACTCGTACACCACCCGCCAAGGCAGCCTTTATGGGTCCCCGGTCGTCATTGACACCGACATGGCCAGGGTCGTCCCTGCGCCCTCGAGTGCACGGATGCTACCGTACGAGATTTCTGTCGAGCAGTACCACGAGCTTCACGAAGGTCCGGCCAAGAAGCGTCACAAACGGGGTATGTGGGGACGGCTActcggcggtgccgtcgctgTTCGATGA
- the CDC28 gene encoding Cyclin-dependent kinase (EggNog:ENOG503NUNS~COG:T) has product MENYQKLEKVGEGTYGVVYKARDLANGGEIVALKKIRLEAEDEGVPSTAIREISLLKEMKDKNIVRLLNIVHADGHKLYLVFEFLDLDLKKYMEALPVSDGGRGKALPEGASIKVAQLGMNDQVVQKFMMQLCEGIKYCHSHRVLHRDLKPQNLLIDKDGNLKLADFGLARAFGVPLRTYTHEVVTLWYRAPEILLGGRQYSTGVDMWSVGCIFAEMCTRKPLFPGDSEIDEIFKIFRILGTPSEDLWPGVTSYPDFKSSFPKWQRDYSNPICHNLDDKGLDLLEMMLVYDPAGRISAKQACNHPYFEEFIAQKQASVGGGNGYYN; this is encoded by the exons ATGGAGAACTACCAAAAGCTGGAAaaggtcggcgagg GCACATACGGCGTCGTCTACAAGGCTCGAGACCTCGCCAACGGGGGGGAAATTGTTGCGCTCAAGAAGATCCGGCTCGAAGCTGAAGACGAGGGCGTTCCCAGCACCGCCATCCGCGAGATCTCGCTCCTCAAGGAGATGAAGGACAAGAACATCGTCCGACTCTTGAACATTgtccacgccgacggccacaAGCTCTACCTCGTCTTCGAGTTCCTGGACCTCGATCTGAAGAAGTACATGGAGGCGCTGCCGGTCAGCGACGGCGGTCGCGGCAAGGCCCTCCCCGAGGGCGCCTCGATCAAGGTGGCGCAACTGGGCATGAACGACCAGGTCGTCCAAAAGTTCATGATGCAGCTTTGCGAAGGGATCAAGTACTGCCACTCGCATCGAGTGCTGCACCGCGACCTGAAGCCCCAGAACCTGTTGATCGACAAGGATGGCAACCTGAAGCTGGCCGATTTTGGCCTGGCACGCGCCTTCGGCGTCCCCTTGCGCACGTACACGCACGAGGTTGTGACGTTGTGGTACCGGGCTCCTGAGATTCTCCTGGGCGGACGCCAATATTCAACTGGTGTGGACATGTGGTCTGTGGGGTGCATCTTTGCCGAGATGTGCACGCGAAAGCCTCTGTTCCCGGGTGATTCAGAGATCGATGAGATCTTCAAGATTTTCCG CATTCTAGGAACACCATCAGAGGACCTCTGGCCGGGCGTCACCTCTTACCCCGACTTCAAATCCTCGTTTCCTAAGTGGCAGAGAGATTACTCGAACCCCATCTGCCATAAtctcgacgacaagggcctCGATTTGCTGGAGATGATGCTGGTCTACGACCCCGCCGGCCGTATATCAGCCAAGCAAGCGTGCAACCACCCCTACTTTGAAGAGTTCATTGCCCAGAAACAGGCcagcgtgggcggcgggaaTGGCTACTACAACTAG
- a CDS encoding uncharacterized protein (COG:S~EggNog:ENOG503P0W9): MAGQGDLQELLRMLNSRKVPMMAAMGHIKALQAKSLRSINDIAEAPIAIVEEAISDAKLAKSLHTACKGHGKKSAKRAAEDETSTTTKKVKLEPHKRDLDYSSMSPDELEKSLSLPLVEDEDAIRQTVINTNRAPVVLAFAVELLRCTMPEQPPSSRLSLAQAVVSANSRAKAISLGIEKAPAGGEMTVPEGQPKVRVLGRDVPVLKRGGYTWKSDDVENQPSTQSSTSTGAAATSQEPRAKIWTASQKLSSKGSVFVAHATRLSSPTQRASLMKALMAEKPELETATHNAWAVRSSYGNSPLVQEASFDDGESGCGKFMLGIMREIDIKNVLVVLTRWYGGVMLGPDRWRLMRECVNDSLSMQRRTSSLAGEAVWALDPQDDKPAASTVGMAIHRPEGARNYLLRSFATAHEDGTSEGKKTAAALNEEKQDNLGRLLGALRILFTSWNSVLSREELDRRAWGWYIAVRPDVESGPSGWGAKGNLRLERILDLKRKES, from the exons ATGGCTGGACAAGGTGAcctgcaggagctgctgaGGATGTTGAATTCACGAAAGGTCCCCATGATGGCAGCCATGGGTCACATCAAGGCACTTCAGGCCAAGAGCCTTCGGAG TATCAACGACATTGCGGAAGCACCTATTGCTATAGTTGAAGAAGCAATTAGTGATGCGAAGCTCGCAAAGAGCCTCCACACGGCCTGCAAAGGTCACGGAAAGAAGTCGGCCAAACGtgctgccgaggacgagacgtcgacgacgaccaagaagGTCAAGCTGGAGCCTCACAAGCGCGACTTGGACTATAGTTCCATGTCGCCGGATGAGCTCGAGAAATCGCTGAGCTTGCCGCTCGTTGAAGATGAAGACGCAATTCGCCAAACGGTCATAAACACGAACAGGGCGCCGGTTGTCCTCGCCTTTGCTGTCGAATTGCTCCGATGCACCATGCccgagcagccgccgagcAGCCGCCTGAGTCTGGCCCAGGCGGTGGTCAGCGCCAACTCGAGAGCCAAGGCCATCAGCCTGGGCATCGAGAAGGCGCCGGCTGGAGGTGAGATGACAGTCCCGGAAGGCCAACCCAAAGTCCGAGTGCTCGGACGGGATGTACCGGTTCTCAAACGAGGCGGCTACACGTGGAAATCGGACGATGTTGAGAATCAGCCATCAACGCAGAGCTCTACCAGCACTGGTGCCGCTGCAACGTCGCAAgagccgagggcgaagaTCTGGACAGCGAGCCAAAAGCTGTCATCCAAGGGCTCCGTGTTCGTGGCGCATGCGACtcggctgtcgtcgccgacgcagcGGGCAAGCCTGATGAAGGCTCTCATGGCCGAGAAGCCAGAGCTGGAAACGGCGACGCATAACGCCTGGGCTGTGCGTTCGAGCTATGGAAACTCGCCTCTGGTCCAAGAGGCATCgtttgacgacggcgagtcAGGCTGCGGGAAATTCATGCTCGGAATCATGCGGGAAATCGACATCAAGAACGTTCTGGTTGTTCTCACGCGATGGTACGGTGGAGTGATGCTTGGCCCAGACCGGTGGCGACTGATGAGGGAGTGTGTCAACGATTCCCTATCCATGCAGCGGCGCACGTCCTCGCTTGCGGGCGAAGCCGTCTGGGCGCTCGACCCCCAGGACGACAAGCCTGCGGCATCGACAGTCGGAATGGCCATCCACCGACCGGAGGGGGCGAGGAACTACCTGCTCCGGAGCTTCGCAACCGCTCACGAAGATGGTACGAGTGAAGGAaagaagacggccgcggcATTGAATGAGGAGAAGCAGGATAATCTTGGGCGACTTCTAGGTGCTTTGAGAATACTGTTCACGAGTTGGAACTCTGTGTTGAGTAGGGAAGAGCTGGACAGACGGGCTTGGGGCTGGTATATTGCGGTACGGCCGGACGTGGAATCAGGACCGTCTGGATGGGGAGCCAAGGGAAACTTAAGGCTCGAAAGGATACTGGACCTGAAGCGAAAAGAATCCTAA